In Drosophila yakuba strain Tai18E2 chromosome X, Prin_Dyak_Tai18E2_2.1, whole genome shotgun sequence, a single genomic region encodes these proteins:
- the LOC6523940 gene encoding coiled-coil domain-containing protein CG32809 isoform X10: MLIRWKSKDKSASSNQSVGGSSSSSSKKKRKGREGEDWQNEAKSGRLPSNEQGGDERRRAMRRDDPRRHTLGGDMLVYGSQHPHAHQMAPQQQRAMDLEMSTRAQKNKKNQPMRGYAPVNQGPLFDDDPGIMSEVETASTGFRRGGKQRSSLPVVRTPSKTLERPLGLVFLQYRSETKRALLPNEITSIDTVRALFVRSFPRQLTMSYLEGPNVKIYIHDASKDMFYELEDVRSHLREIRDRSVLRLFESTEVAAPPQILPGGPGIPQPLPQAQANWDQDQSYFSEPEFDSDYKHQHIHKSKIGKQPAPYYVGSSQTLPRGMYSSERNKVSMDGYTSSPERSSRGNYEEPYYSQYGTRGAVVAPIIDEEQSDGTMTEDQYALYGIKVGPGPNRLAHRGNQIYDPTRPEDLHRIRVEHMERQLANLTGLVQKALVNQNPQIAPLAVPTLDPNYLVVPSQMQANGSGDELYIREKAPKLGKNSCQKSVSFEKSVSFSDDIQGIPKSHNPLHAAETKPTKPAIKSSTLPRTSSQERDRLKPPPPPKPIVLAQTAHPNYRADIALAPEVYNHLRGLQKKAKDLRMEVRTLRRLSQAQAVAVREDIKGTFMRIRATLLASSGSFWDHQGDQDATRISREEELYKQEVIRLEKDLSDLEGSVENLRGEVINRRTRVNMTAVEDMALVLSRASKTVAELKLKFPSLSNGLRCILSNEMEKVVREEKFLKEEPDRLESALRRCKKLTGTLVTLKRLASVQEQRLPPNEPTISEEPPRSADISAPDKFNWRWSSNFKEAITDQSQHPGWGRSLSAGDSHPKTHSMLC; the protein is encoded by the exons ATGTTGATCCGTTGGAAGAGTAAAGACAAGAGCGCCTCCTCCAACCAGAGTgtcggcggcagcagcagctcctcgtCGAAGAAGAAGCGCAAGGGTCGAGAGGGCG AAGACTGGCAGAATGAGGCAAAGTCGGGACGCCTTCCGTCAAATGAACAGG GTGGCGACGAACGACGCCGAGCCATGCGACGCGACGATCCGCGACGACACACGCTCGGTGGCGATATGCTGGTCTACGGCTCGCAGCATCCACACGCCCATCAGATGGCGCCGCAGCAACAGCGCGCTATGGATCTGGAG ATGAGTACGCGCGCGcagaagaacaagaagaacCAGCCGATGCGGGGATATGCGCCAGTCAACCAGGGACCGCTGTTCGACGACGATCCGGGCATCATGTCGGAGGTGGAAACGGCCAGCACCGGATTCCGGAGGGGCGGCAAGCAGCGCTCCTCGCTCCCCGTGGTACGCACGCCCTCGAAAACACTGGAACGACCGCTGGGCCTGGTCTTTCTGCAGTACCGCTCGGAGACGAAGCGCGCCCTGCTGCCCAACGAGATCACATCGATTGATACGGTGCGCGCCCTATTTGTGCGCTCGTTTCCGCGCCAGTTGACCATGTCATATCTGGAGGGGCCCAATGTGAAGATCTACATTCATGATGCCAGCAAAGATATGTTCTACGAGCTGGAGGATGTGCGCTCACATCTGCGCGAGATCAGGGATCGCTCCGTGCTGCGTCTCTTTGAGTCCACCGAGGTGGCAGCCCCGCCCCAGATTCTGCCCGGCGGCCCAGGAATACCCCAACCCCTGCCGCAGGCGCAGGCCAATTGGGACCAGGATCAGAGCTACTTCAGCGAGCCGGAGTTCGACTCGGACTACAAGCACCAGCATATCCACAAGTCAAAG ATTGGGAAACAGCCGGCGCCCTACTACGTGGGCTCATCGCAGACACTGCCGCGGGGCATGTACTCATCAGAACGCAACAAGGTGTCGATGG ATGGATACACCAGTTCCCCGGAGCGCAGCAGCCGCGGAAACTACGAGGAGCCGTACTACAGCCAGTACGGAACTAGGGGCGCCGTAGTGGCGCCCATTATCGACGAGGAGCAGAG CGATGGAACCATGACGGAGGATCAGTACGCACTGTACGGCATCAAGGTGGGCCCGGGACCCAACCGCCTCGCGCACCGCGGCAACCAGATCTACGACCCCACTAG GCCAGAAGACTTGCACCGCATTCGCGTGGAGCACATGGAGAGGCAGCTGGCCAACCTGACGGGACTAGTGCAGAAGGCCCTGGTCAACCAGAATCCCCAGATTGCCCCGCTGGCCGTGCCCACCCTGGACCCCAACTATCTGGTCGTGCCGTCGCAGATGCAAG CCAACGGCTCCGGGGATGAGCTGTACATTCGGGAGAAAGCTCCCAAGCTGGGCAAGAACTCGTGCC AAAAATCCGTGTCCTTTGAGAAGTCTGTGTCATTTAGCGATGACATACAGGGAATACCAAAGTCGCACAATCCCCTACATGCCG CTGAAACGAAGCCAACCAAGCCGGCCATCAAGTCGTCCACCCTTCCACGCACCTCGTCCCAAG AGCGTGACCGCCTAAAGCCTCCTCCGCCCCCAAAGCCGATCGTGCTGGCTCAGACCGCTCATCCCAACTACCGGGCGGACATTGCCCTGGCCCCCGAGGTGTACAACCATCTGCGCGGCCTGCAGAAGAAGGCCAAGGACCTGCGCATGGAGGTCCGCACCCTGAGGCGCCTCTCGCAGGCCCAGGCTGTCGCCGTGCGCGAGGACATCAAGGGAACCTTCATGCGGATTCGCGCTACTCTGCTGGCAAGCAGTGGCAGCTTCTGGGATCACCAGGGCGACCAGGACGCCACTCGCATTTCGCGCGAGGAGGAGCTCTACAAGCAGGAGGTCATACGCCTGGAGAAGGACCTCAGCGACCTGGAGGGCTCAGTTGAGAACCTGCGCGGAGAGGTCATTAACCGGCGAACTCGCGTCAACATGACGGCCGTGGAAGATATGGCTTTGGTGCTGAGTCGGGCAAG CAAAACCGTCGCCGAGCTGAAGCTAAAGTTCCCATCCCTTTCGAATGGCTTGCGCTGCATCCTGTCCAACGAGATGGAGAAGGTGGTGCGAGAAGAAAAGTTCCTCAAAGAAGAGCCCGATCGCTTGGAGTCGGCGCTGCGGCGCTGCAAGAAGCTGACCGGCACATTGGTGACGCTCAAACG CTTGGCCAGCGTGCAGGAGCAACGGCTGCCGCCGAACGAACCAACTATTAGTGAGGAGCCACCGCGGTCCGCGGACATCTCGGCGCCGGACAAG TTTAACTGGCGATGGAGTTCAAACTTCAAAGAGGCAATTACTGA CCAATCCCAACACCCAGGATGGGGTCGTTCGCTCTCAGCGGGGGACTCGCACCCGAAAACGCACTCGATGCTCTGCTAG
- the LOC6523940 gene encoding coiled-coil domain-containing protein CG32809 isoform X6 yields the protein MLIRWKSKDKSASSNQSVGGSSSSSSKKKRKGREGEEDWQNEAKSGRLPSNEQGGDERRRAMRRDDPRRHTLGGDMLVYGSQHPHAHQMAPQQQRAMDLEMSTRAQKNKKNQPMRGYAPVNQGPLFDDDPGIMSEVETASTGFRRGGKQRSSLPVVRTPSKTLERPLGLVFLQYRSETKRALLPNEITSIDTVRALFVRSFPRQLTMSYLEGPNVKIYIHDASKDMFYELEDVRSHLREIRDRSVLRLFESTEVAAPPQILPGGPGIPQPLPQAQANWDQDQSYFSEPEFDSDYKHQHIHKSKIGKQPAPYYVGSSQTLPRGMYSSERNKVSMDGYTSSPERSSRGNYEEPYYSQYGTRGAVVAPIIDEEQRCEGDDGTMTEDQYALYGIKVGPGPNRLAHRGNQIYDPTRPEDLHRIRVEHMERQLANLTGLVQKALVNQNPQIAPLAVPTLDPNYLVVPSQMQANGSGDELYIREKAPKLGKNSCQKSVSFEKSVSFSDDIQGIPKSHNPLHAAETKPTKPAIKSSTLPRTSSQERDRLKPPPPPKPIVLAQTAHPNYRADIALAPEVYNHLRGLQKKAKDLRMEVRTLRRLSQAQAVAVREDIKGTFMRIRATLLASSGSFWDHQGDQDATRISREEELYKQEVIRLEKDLSDLEGSVENLRGEVINRRTRVNMTAVEDMALVLSRASKTVAELKLKFPSLSNGLRCILSNEMEKVVREEKFLKEEPDRLESALRRCKKLTGTLVTLKRLASVQEQRLPPNEPTISEEPPRSADISAPDKPIPTPRMGSFALSGGLAPENALDALLDELKTFSKPIAQQQQQQQQQQQQQQQQQQHQQLYEGSKSPSADSP from the exons ATGTTGATCCGTTGGAAGAGTAAAGACAAGAGCGCCTCCTCCAACCAGAGTgtcggcggcagcagcagctcctcgtCGAAGAAGAAGCGCAAGGGTCGAGAGGGCG AAGAAGACTGGCAGAATGAGGCAAAGTCGGGACGCCTTCCGTCAAATGAACAGG GTGGCGACGAACGACGCCGAGCCATGCGACGCGACGATCCGCGACGACACACGCTCGGTGGCGATATGCTGGTCTACGGCTCGCAGCATCCACACGCCCATCAGATGGCGCCGCAGCAACAGCGCGCTATGGATCTGGAG ATGAGTACGCGCGCGcagaagaacaagaagaacCAGCCGATGCGGGGATATGCGCCAGTCAACCAGGGACCGCTGTTCGACGACGATCCGGGCATCATGTCGGAGGTGGAAACGGCCAGCACCGGATTCCGGAGGGGCGGCAAGCAGCGCTCCTCGCTCCCCGTGGTACGCACGCCCTCGAAAACACTGGAACGACCGCTGGGCCTGGTCTTTCTGCAGTACCGCTCGGAGACGAAGCGCGCCCTGCTGCCCAACGAGATCACATCGATTGATACGGTGCGCGCCCTATTTGTGCGCTCGTTTCCGCGCCAGTTGACCATGTCATATCTGGAGGGGCCCAATGTGAAGATCTACATTCATGATGCCAGCAAAGATATGTTCTACGAGCTGGAGGATGTGCGCTCACATCTGCGCGAGATCAGGGATCGCTCCGTGCTGCGTCTCTTTGAGTCCACCGAGGTGGCAGCCCCGCCCCAGATTCTGCCCGGCGGCCCAGGAATACCCCAACCCCTGCCGCAGGCGCAGGCCAATTGGGACCAGGATCAGAGCTACTTCAGCGAGCCGGAGTTCGACTCGGACTACAAGCACCAGCATATCCACAAGTCAAAG ATTGGGAAACAGCCGGCGCCCTACTACGTGGGCTCATCGCAGACACTGCCGCGGGGCATGTACTCATCAGAACGCAACAAGGTGTCGATGG ATGGATACACCAGTTCCCCGGAGCGCAGCAGCCGCGGAAACTACGAGGAGCCGTACTACAGCCAGTACGGAACTAGGGGCGCCGTAGTGGCGCCCATTATCGACGAGGAGCAGAGGTGCGAGGGGGA CGATGGAACCATGACGGAGGATCAGTACGCACTGTACGGCATCAAGGTGGGCCCGGGACCCAACCGCCTCGCGCACCGCGGCAACCAGATCTACGACCCCACTAG GCCAGAAGACTTGCACCGCATTCGCGTGGAGCACATGGAGAGGCAGCTGGCCAACCTGACGGGACTAGTGCAGAAGGCCCTGGTCAACCAGAATCCCCAGATTGCCCCGCTGGCCGTGCCCACCCTGGACCCCAACTATCTGGTCGTGCCGTCGCAGATGCAAG CCAACGGCTCCGGGGATGAGCTGTACATTCGGGAGAAAGCTCCCAAGCTGGGCAAGAACTCGTGCC AAAAATCCGTGTCCTTTGAGAAGTCTGTGTCATTTAGCGATGACATACAGGGAATACCAAAGTCGCACAATCCCCTACATGCCG CTGAAACGAAGCCAACCAAGCCGGCCATCAAGTCGTCCACCCTTCCACGCACCTCGTCCCAAG AGCGTGACCGCCTAAAGCCTCCTCCGCCCCCAAAGCCGATCGTGCTGGCTCAGACCGCTCATCCCAACTACCGGGCGGACATTGCCCTGGCCCCCGAGGTGTACAACCATCTGCGCGGCCTGCAGAAGAAGGCCAAGGACCTGCGCATGGAGGTCCGCACCCTGAGGCGCCTCTCGCAGGCCCAGGCTGTCGCCGTGCGCGAGGACATCAAGGGAACCTTCATGCGGATTCGCGCTACTCTGCTGGCAAGCAGTGGCAGCTTCTGGGATCACCAGGGCGACCAGGACGCCACTCGCATTTCGCGCGAGGAGGAGCTCTACAAGCAGGAGGTCATACGCCTGGAGAAGGACCTCAGCGACCTGGAGGGCTCAGTTGAGAACCTGCGCGGAGAGGTCATTAACCGGCGAACTCGCGTCAACATGACGGCCGTGGAAGATATGGCTTTGGTGCTGAGTCGGGCAAG CAAAACCGTCGCCGAGCTGAAGCTAAAGTTCCCATCCCTTTCGAATGGCTTGCGCTGCATCCTGTCCAACGAGATGGAGAAGGTGGTGCGAGAAGAAAAGTTCCTCAAAGAAGAGCCCGATCGCTTGGAGTCGGCGCTGCGGCGCTGCAAGAAGCTGACCGGCACATTGGTGACGCTCAAACG CTTGGCCAGCGTGCAGGAGCAACGGCTGCCGCCGAACGAACCAACTATTAGTGAGGAGCCACCGCGGTCCGCGGACATCTCGGCGCCGGACAAG CCAATCCCAACACCCAGGATGGGGTCGTTCGCTCTCAGCGGGGGACTCGCACCCGAAAACGCACTCGATGCTCTGCTAGATGAGCTCAAGACATTCTCCAAGCCCATCgcccaacaacagcaacagcagcagcaacagcagcagcagcaacaacagcagcagcaacaccagcaactATACGAG GGGTCCAAGTCTCCCTCCGCAGATTCGCCCTGA
- the LOC6523940 gene encoding coiled-coil domain-containing protein CG32809 isoform X9 produces the protein MLIRWKSKDKSASSNQSVGGSSSSSSKKKRKGREGEEDWQNEAKSGRLPSNEQGGDERRRAMRRDDPRRHTLGGDMLVYGSQHPHAHQMAPQQQRAMDLEMSTRAQKNKKNQPMRGYAPVNQGPLFDDDPGIMSEVETASTGFRRGGKQRSSLPVVRTPSKTLERPLGLVFLQYRSETKRALLPNEITSIDTVRALFVRSFPRQLTMSYLEGPNVKIYIHDASKDMFYELEDVRSHLREIRDRSVLRLFESTEVAAPPQILPGGPGIPQPLPQAQANWDQDQSYFSEPEFDSDYKHQHIHKSKIGKQPAPYYVGSSQTLPRGMYSSERNKVSMDGYTSSPERSSRGNYEEPYYSQYGTRGAVVAPIIDEEQRCEGDDGTMTEDQYALYGIKVGPGPNRLAHRGNQIYDPTRPEDLHRIRVEHMERQLANLTGLVQKALVNQNPQIAPLAVPTLDPNYLVVPSQMQANGSGDELYIREKAPKLGKNSCQKSVSFEKSVSFSDDIQGIPKSHNPLHAAETKPTKPAIKSSTLPRTSSQERDRLKPPPPPKPIVLAQTAHPNYRADIALAPEVYNHLRGLQKKAKDLRMEVRTLRRLSQAQAVAVREDIKGTFMRIRATLLASSGSFWDHQGDQDATRISREEELYKQEVIRLEKDLSDLEGSVENLRGEVINRRTRVNMTAVEDMALVLSRASKTVAELKLKFPSLSNGLRCILSNEMEKVVREEKFLKEEPDRLESALRRCKKLTGTLVTLKRLASVQEQRLPPNEPTISEEPPRSADISAPDKFNWRWSSNFKEAITDQSQHPGWGRSLSAGDSHPKTHSMLC, from the exons ATGTTGATCCGTTGGAAGAGTAAAGACAAGAGCGCCTCCTCCAACCAGAGTgtcggcggcagcagcagctcctcgtCGAAGAAGAAGCGCAAGGGTCGAGAGGGCG AAGAAGACTGGCAGAATGAGGCAAAGTCGGGACGCCTTCCGTCAAATGAACAGG GTGGCGACGAACGACGCCGAGCCATGCGACGCGACGATCCGCGACGACACACGCTCGGTGGCGATATGCTGGTCTACGGCTCGCAGCATCCACACGCCCATCAGATGGCGCCGCAGCAACAGCGCGCTATGGATCTGGAG ATGAGTACGCGCGCGcagaagaacaagaagaacCAGCCGATGCGGGGATATGCGCCAGTCAACCAGGGACCGCTGTTCGACGACGATCCGGGCATCATGTCGGAGGTGGAAACGGCCAGCACCGGATTCCGGAGGGGCGGCAAGCAGCGCTCCTCGCTCCCCGTGGTACGCACGCCCTCGAAAACACTGGAACGACCGCTGGGCCTGGTCTTTCTGCAGTACCGCTCGGAGACGAAGCGCGCCCTGCTGCCCAACGAGATCACATCGATTGATACGGTGCGCGCCCTATTTGTGCGCTCGTTTCCGCGCCAGTTGACCATGTCATATCTGGAGGGGCCCAATGTGAAGATCTACATTCATGATGCCAGCAAAGATATGTTCTACGAGCTGGAGGATGTGCGCTCACATCTGCGCGAGATCAGGGATCGCTCCGTGCTGCGTCTCTTTGAGTCCACCGAGGTGGCAGCCCCGCCCCAGATTCTGCCCGGCGGCCCAGGAATACCCCAACCCCTGCCGCAGGCGCAGGCCAATTGGGACCAGGATCAGAGCTACTTCAGCGAGCCGGAGTTCGACTCGGACTACAAGCACCAGCATATCCACAAGTCAAAG ATTGGGAAACAGCCGGCGCCCTACTACGTGGGCTCATCGCAGACACTGCCGCGGGGCATGTACTCATCAGAACGCAACAAGGTGTCGATGG ATGGATACACCAGTTCCCCGGAGCGCAGCAGCCGCGGAAACTACGAGGAGCCGTACTACAGCCAGTACGGAACTAGGGGCGCCGTAGTGGCGCCCATTATCGACGAGGAGCAGAGGTGCGAGGGGGA CGATGGAACCATGACGGAGGATCAGTACGCACTGTACGGCATCAAGGTGGGCCCGGGACCCAACCGCCTCGCGCACCGCGGCAACCAGATCTACGACCCCACTAG GCCAGAAGACTTGCACCGCATTCGCGTGGAGCACATGGAGAGGCAGCTGGCCAACCTGACGGGACTAGTGCAGAAGGCCCTGGTCAACCAGAATCCCCAGATTGCCCCGCTGGCCGTGCCCACCCTGGACCCCAACTATCTGGTCGTGCCGTCGCAGATGCAAG CCAACGGCTCCGGGGATGAGCTGTACATTCGGGAGAAAGCTCCCAAGCTGGGCAAGAACTCGTGCC AAAAATCCGTGTCCTTTGAGAAGTCTGTGTCATTTAGCGATGACATACAGGGAATACCAAAGTCGCACAATCCCCTACATGCCG CTGAAACGAAGCCAACCAAGCCGGCCATCAAGTCGTCCACCCTTCCACGCACCTCGTCCCAAG AGCGTGACCGCCTAAAGCCTCCTCCGCCCCCAAAGCCGATCGTGCTGGCTCAGACCGCTCATCCCAACTACCGGGCGGACATTGCCCTGGCCCCCGAGGTGTACAACCATCTGCGCGGCCTGCAGAAGAAGGCCAAGGACCTGCGCATGGAGGTCCGCACCCTGAGGCGCCTCTCGCAGGCCCAGGCTGTCGCCGTGCGCGAGGACATCAAGGGAACCTTCATGCGGATTCGCGCTACTCTGCTGGCAAGCAGTGGCAGCTTCTGGGATCACCAGGGCGACCAGGACGCCACTCGCATTTCGCGCGAGGAGGAGCTCTACAAGCAGGAGGTCATACGCCTGGAGAAGGACCTCAGCGACCTGGAGGGCTCAGTTGAGAACCTGCGCGGAGAGGTCATTAACCGGCGAACTCGCGTCAACATGACGGCCGTGGAAGATATGGCTTTGGTGCTGAGTCGGGCAAG CAAAACCGTCGCCGAGCTGAAGCTAAAGTTCCCATCCCTTTCGAATGGCTTGCGCTGCATCCTGTCCAACGAGATGGAGAAGGTGGTGCGAGAAGAAAAGTTCCTCAAAGAAGAGCCCGATCGCTTGGAGTCGGCGCTGCGGCGCTGCAAGAAGCTGACCGGCACATTGGTGACGCTCAAACG CTTGGCCAGCGTGCAGGAGCAACGGCTGCCGCCGAACGAACCAACTATTAGTGAGGAGCCACCGCGGTCCGCGGACATCTCGGCGCCGGACAAG TTTAACTGGCGATGGAGTTCAAACTTCAAAGAGGCAATTACTGA CCAATCCCAACACCCAGGATGGGGTCGTTCGCTCTCAGCGGGGGACTCGCACCCGAAAACGCACTCGATGCTCTGCTAG
- the LOC6523940 gene encoding coiled-coil domain-containing protein CG32809 isoform X7: MLIRWKSKDKSASSNQSVGGSSSSSSKKKRKGREGEEDWQNEAKSGRLPSNEQGGDERRRAMRRDDPRRHTLGGDMLVYGSQHPHAHQMAPQQQRAMDLEMSTRAQKNKKNQPMRGYAPVNQGPLFDDDPGIMSEVETASTGFRRGGKQRSSLPVVRTPSKTLERPLGLVFLQYRSETKRALLPNEITSIDTVRALFVRSFPRQLTMSYLEGPNVKIYIHDASKDMFYELEDVRSHLREIRDRSVLRLFESTEVAAPPQILPGGPGIPQPLPQAQANWDQDQSYFSEPEFDSDYKHQHIHKSKIGKQPAPYYVGSSQTLPRGMYSSERNKVSMDGYTSSPERSSRGNYEEPYYSQYGTRGAVVAPIIDEEQRCEGDDGTMTEDQYALYGIKVGPGPNRLAHRGNQIYDPTRPEDLHRIRVEHMERQLANLTGLVQKALVNQNPQIAPLAVPTLDPNYLVVPSQMQANGSGDELYIREKAPKLGKNSCQKSVSFEKSVSFSDDIQGIPKSHNPLHAAETKPTKPAIKSSTLPRTSSQERDRLKPPPPPKPIVLAQTAHPNYRADIALAPEVYNHLRGLQKKAKDLRMEVRTLRRLSQAQAVAVREDIKGTFMRIRATLLASSGSFWDHQGDQDATRISREEELYKQEVIRLEKDLSDLEGSVENLRGEVINRRTRVNMTAVEDMALVLSRASKTVAELKLKFPSLSNGLRCILSNEMEKVVREEKFLKEEPDRLESALRRCKKLTGTLVTLKRLASVQEQRLPPNEPTISEEPPRSADISAPDKPIPTPRMGSFALSGGLAPENALDALLDELKTFSKPIAQQQQQQQQQQQQQQQQQQHQQLYESPSADSP, encoded by the exons ATGTTGATCCGTTGGAAGAGTAAAGACAAGAGCGCCTCCTCCAACCAGAGTgtcggcggcagcagcagctcctcgtCGAAGAAGAAGCGCAAGGGTCGAGAGGGCG AAGAAGACTGGCAGAATGAGGCAAAGTCGGGACGCCTTCCGTCAAATGAACAGG GTGGCGACGAACGACGCCGAGCCATGCGACGCGACGATCCGCGACGACACACGCTCGGTGGCGATATGCTGGTCTACGGCTCGCAGCATCCACACGCCCATCAGATGGCGCCGCAGCAACAGCGCGCTATGGATCTGGAG ATGAGTACGCGCGCGcagaagaacaagaagaacCAGCCGATGCGGGGATATGCGCCAGTCAACCAGGGACCGCTGTTCGACGACGATCCGGGCATCATGTCGGAGGTGGAAACGGCCAGCACCGGATTCCGGAGGGGCGGCAAGCAGCGCTCCTCGCTCCCCGTGGTACGCACGCCCTCGAAAACACTGGAACGACCGCTGGGCCTGGTCTTTCTGCAGTACCGCTCGGAGACGAAGCGCGCCCTGCTGCCCAACGAGATCACATCGATTGATACGGTGCGCGCCCTATTTGTGCGCTCGTTTCCGCGCCAGTTGACCATGTCATATCTGGAGGGGCCCAATGTGAAGATCTACATTCATGATGCCAGCAAAGATATGTTCTACGAGCTGGAGGATGTGCGCTCACATCTGCGCGAGATCAGGGATCGCTCCGTGCTGCGTCTCTTTGAGTCCACCGAGGTGGCAGCCCCGCCCCAGATTCTGCCCGGCGGCCCAGGAATACCCCAACCCCTGCCGCAGGCGCAGGCCAATTGGGACCAGGATCAGAGCTACTTCAGCGAGCCGGAGTTCGACTCGGACTACAAGCACCAGCATATCCACAAGTCAAAG ATTGGGAAACAGCCGGCGCCCTACTACGTGGGCTCATCGCAGACACTGCCGCGGGGCATGTACTCATCAGAACGCAACAAGGTGTCGATGG ATGGATACACCAGTTCCCCGGAGCGCAGCAGCCGCGGAAACTACGAGGAGCCGTACTACAGCCAGTACGGAACTAGGGGCGCCGTAGTGGCGCCCATTATCGACGAGGAGCAGAGGTGCGAGGGGGA CGATGGAACCATGACGGAGGATCAGTACGCACTGTACGGCATCAAGGTGGGCCCGGGACCCAACCGCCTCGCGCACCGCGGCAACCAGATCTACGACCCCACTAG GCCAGAAGACTTGCACCGCATTCGCGTGGAGCACATGGAGAGGCAGCTGGCCAACCTGACGGGACTAGTGCAGAAGGCCCTGGTCAACCAGAATCCCCAGATTGCCCCGCTGGCCGTGCCCACCCTGGACCCCAACTATCTGGTCGTGCCGTCGCAGATGCAAG CCAACGGCTCCGGGGATGAGCTGTACATTCGGGAGAAAGCTCCCAAGCTGGGCAAGAACTCGTGCC AAAAATCCGTGTCCTTTGAGAAGTCTGTGTCATTTAGCGATGACATACAGGGAATACCAAAGTCGCACAATCCCCTACATGCCG CTGAAACGAAGCCAACCAAGCCGGCCATCAAGTCGTCCACCCTTCCACGCACCTCGTCCCAAG AGCGTGACCGCCTAAAGCCTCCTCCGCCCCCAAAGCCGATCGTGCTGGCTCAGACCGCTCATCCCAACTACCGGGCGGACATTGCCCTGGCCCCCGAGGTGTACAACCATCTGCGCGGCCTGCAGAAGAAGGCCAAGGACCTGCGCATGGAGGTCCGCACCCTGAGGCGCCTCTCGCAGGCCCAGGCTGTCGCCGTGCGCGAGGACATCAAGGGAACCTTCATGCGGATTCGCGCTACTCTGCTGGCAAGCAGTGGCAGCTTCTGGGATCACCAGGGCGACCAGGACGCCACTCGCATTTCGCGCGAGGAGGAGCTCTACAAGCAGGAGGTCATACGCCTGGAGAAGGACCTCAGCGACCTGGAGGGCTCAGTTGAGAACCTGCGCGGAGAGGTCATTAACCGGCGAACTCGCGTCAACATGACGGCCGTGGAAGATATGGCTTTGGTGCTGAGTCGGGCAAG CAAAACCGTCGCCGAGCTGAAGCTAAAGTTCCCATCCCTTTCGAATGGCTTGCGCTGCATCCTGTCCAACGAGATGGAGAAGGTGGTGCGAGAAGAAAAGTTCCTCAAAGAAGAGCCCGATCGCTTGGAGTCGGCGCTGCGGCGCTGCAAGAAGCTGACCGGCACATTGGTGACGCTCAAACG CTTGGCCAGCGTGCAGGAGCAACGGCTGCCGCCGAACGAACCAACTATTAGTGAGGAGCCACCGCGGTCCGCGGACATCTCGGCGCCGGACAAG CCAATCCCAACACCCAGGATGGGGTCGTTCGCTCTCAGCGGGGGACTCGCACCCGAAAACGCACTCGATGCTCTGCTAGATGAGCTCAAGACATTCTCCAAGCCCATCgcccaacaacagcaacagcagcagcaacagcagcagcagcaacaacagcagcagcaacaccagcaactATACGAG TCTCCCTCCGCAGATTCGCCCTGA